A part of Apostichopus japonicus isolate 1M-3 chromosome 10, ASM3797524v1, whole genome shotgun sequence genomic DNA contains:
- the LOC139974817 gene encoding sperm axonemal maintenance protein CFAP97D1-like, whose protein sequence is MHKSYQSILPCQSRILKERWDRKYYDEHRDKVREAKSVVDTKPPTTYVHLHLKLKKLQLEEERLATVERDNRILLEKMSQIMRTKGRVDNHNDYISRSLNKEKRRRELIRVTQENQEILKRILAREPEYNHLEWDKEWEENENFMDNVSRYPRDWWELEKQEQEMRKQELKERRKKDSKKSKSKKRTKSREEKSPEAREEQEEMEEKDEDKSEEKDEDKSEEETEAEEAATTG, encoded by the exons GCATAAATCATACCAGTCCATTTTACCCTGTCAGAGCAGGATTTTGAAGGAGCGTTGGGATCGCAAATACTACGATGAACACCGTGATAAG GTCAGAGAAGCAAAATCAGTGGTTGACACCAAACCTCCTACAACTTATGTTCATCTTCATCTCAAACTAAAGAAATTGCAG CTTGAGGAAGAACGGTTAGCGACAGTTGAAAGAGACAACAGAATCTTGCTGGAAAAGATGTCACAGATTATGAGAACAAAAGGCAGAGTTGACAACCACAACGATTACATATCAAGGAG CCTgaacaaagaaaagagaaggcgagagctgaTACGAGTGACACAAGAGAACCAAGAAATATTGAAACGAATCCTTGCCAGAGAGCCAGAGTACAACCATCTGGAATGGGACAAAGAATGGGAAGAGAATGAAAATTTTATGGATAACGTCTCAAGGTATCCCAGAGATTGGTGGGAATTAGAGAAACAAGAACAAGAGATGAGAAAACAAGAACTCAAAGAG AGGCGGAAAAAAGACTCTAAGAAGAGTAAATCAAAGAAGAGGACGAAAAGTCGTGAAGAGAAATCACCCGAAGCGAGAGAAGAGCAAGAAGAGATGGAGGAAAAAGATGAAGATAAGTCCGAGGAAAAAGATGAAGACAAGTCCGAGGAAGAGACAGAAGCTGAAGAAGCGGCCACCACAGGATAA
- the LOC139974816 gene encoding retinoblastoma-associated protein-like isoform X1, whose protein sequence is MAWVQLVEECISRLNLPKLICQRSRMVLQEWIQLELTANGEVSWKEKDNALLTVCAIYTALIEYRTEMESPSEQGPRFTLLQILRAGNVNLKKFLQFMNDIGEKYQHSSTMKNCLLGTQRKYVITIGIYKTFDRLMEHIFESSGQKDPSESTYRRRVCWCLFLVAKVTVLPENTELIPALHLMLCCLEYIVKQSPLFMLKEPFRTANSEERLRQDSLSVLTAINTAFTSDSDMKELESAQTNHFHPFIQGLPVEVLNQTADGLPRLKYFERKYRAEYELTADIDEMAFLDDDPLLKPMEEGSPSPDSTINTETGPSIPQTPVRNSVRAVQSLKTLLASANDRPSDSLRLLLSEYGANLVNEVTNRIEELQNTFLEHYALNVRASQTIAKTRYRLGVRLYYRELDQIIKRERERKVQRASIVSLLSEDIFHRCILACSLEVVKVYYEYNASPTQESSIGRGGLDFPWILTIFNVHPYDFCRVIETFIREEAQLSEQAIKHLTSVEEFILESEAWKEGSPLLEALRAKIANTQQVNSPGCSVVGSSGGGQHKDVFLTKFLMKAQQLGFKRLERLSQPLKLSGDITHRIWTCVDHCIRQRPDLLEGRHLDQIIMCCIYAICRVGSAQNQRRLKEIANLYEKMPHADSSTYKQVRLGAGETGHIIKFYNDVFVPAMKTFILSQHSENHPNSPVPHRSPSQQKSYKVHPNFTVSPLRHSPFKSPDSQRQPGSSAAVTPRTALLLNTDEEFISNKLQNFNKTYGTSSKRKNDSQEPVKSRKKLNMGDGGSTTEGSREQSSNTDVENQSEARSILRTKLPRSPSSQIVQCQEFQHSI, encoded by the exons ATGGCTTGGGTTCAATTGGTGGAGGAGTGCATATCCAGGTTAAACCTGCCGAAACTTATCTGTCAAAGGTCTCGGATGGTTCTGCAAGAATGGATTCAACTGGAACTGACAGCGAACGGCGAGGTATCTTGGAAGGAGAAG GACAATGCCTTGCTGACCGTGTGTGCAATATACACCGCTCTAATTGAGTACAG AACCGAAATGGAATCGCCGTCTGAGCAGGGACCAAGGTTTACATTGCTGCAGATCTTACGTGCAGGCAATGTAAA TTTAAAAAAGTTCTTACAGTTTATGAATGATATTGGAGAAAAGTATCAACACAGTTCGACGATGAAGAATTGTTTACTAGGAACACAAAGGAAATATGTAATAACCATCGGCATCTACAAAACATTTGACAG GTTGATGGAGCACATTTTTGAGTCCTCAGGGCAGAAGGACCCATCTGAGAGTACCTACAGACGGAGGGTTTGCTGGTGTCTGTTTCTGGTTGCTAAAG TAACCGTCCTACCAGAGAACACAGAGTTGATACCAGCTCTACATTTAATGCTGTGCTGTCTGGAATATATTGTCAAGCAATCCCCACTTTTCATGCTCAAAGAGCCCTTCA GAACGGCCAATTCAGAAGAGAGACTACGCCAAGACTCTCTGTCCGTTCTCACCGCAATCAACACCGCCTTCACGTCAGACTCTGACATGAAGGAACTTGAATCAGCTCAGACGAACCActtccatccattcattcaagGCTTACCTGTCGAAGTTCTAAACCAAACCGCCGATGGCTTGCCAAGG ttgaaatattttgagaGAAAGTACAGGGCCGAGTACGAGCTTACGGCAGATATTGATGAAATGGCTTTCTTAGATGACGACCCTTTACTGAAGCCAATGGAAGAGGGATCCCCTTCCCCGGATTCAACGATCAATACTGAGACGGGACCCTCTATCCCTCAGACTCCTGTCAG GAATTCTGTCAGAGCGGTGCAGTCGTTGAAGACTTTGTTAGCCAGTGCTAACGATCGACCTTCTGATAGTCTTCGTTTACTTCTCAGC GAATATGGTGCTAATTTAGTTAATGAAGTGACCAACCGAATCGAAGAGCTACAAAACACCTTCCTAGAACATTATGCTCTGAACGTACGTGCATCGCAGACCATCGCAAAGACGAGATACCGGCTCGGCGTTCGACTTTATTACAGAGAACTTGATCAAATCATTAAAAGG GAGAGAGAAAGGAAAGTCCAACGGGCCTCTATCGTCAGTCTACTCTCAGAAGATATTTTCCATAGATGCATTCTCGCTTGTAGTCTGGAAGTTGTTAAGGTTTACTATGAATACAATG CTTCTCCAACACAGGAATCGTCTATCGGTAGAGGTGGACTAGATTTTCCTTGGATTCTCACCATATTTAATGTTCATCCCTACGACTTTTGCCGTGTGATTGAGACTTTTATAAGGGAGGAAGCACAGCTATCAGAGCAAGCAATAAAG CATTTGACGAGCGTGGAGGAGTTCATCCTGGAAAGTGAAGCATGGAAGGAAGGCTCTCCACTTTTAGAAGCACTGAGGGCAAAGATTGCTAACACCCAACAA GTTAACAGTCCTGGATGTTCTGTTGTTGGAAGTTCTGGTGGTGGGCAACATAAAGATGTCTTCCTCACTAAATTCCTCATGAAGGCTCAACAGCTCGGCTTCAAAAGACTGGAGAGACTGAGTCAACCATTGAAGCTCTCAGGAGATATT ACACATCGTATATGGACTTGCGTGGATCATTGCATAAGGCAGAGACCGGATCTACTCGAAGGGAGACATTTAGATCAGATCATTATGTGCTGTATCTATGCCATCTGTAGAGTTGGTAGCGCGCAAAATCAAAGGAGACTTAAGGAAATAGCAAATTTGTACGAGAAAATGCCACATGCTGATAGCTCG ACGTATAAGCAGGTCAGACTCGGAGCGGGTGAAACCGGACATATCATCAAGTTTTACAATGACGTCTTTGTACCTGCTATGAAGACTTTCATCCTTAGCCAGCATAGTGAG AATCATCCCAATTCTCCTGTACCGCATCGTTCACCAAGCCAACAGAAGTCCTACAAAGTTCATCCTAATTTTACTGTATCACCGCTGAGACACTCCCCTTTTAAGAGCCCAGATTCGCAGAGGCAGCCCGGGTCTTCAGCTGCAGTAACACCCCGTACCGCGCTGCTACTTAACACTGATGAGGAGTTT ATTTCGAATAAACTTCAAAACTTTAATAAAACCTATGGCACTTCATCGAAGAGGAAGAATGATAGTCAAGAACCAGTAAAGTCCCGGAAGAAATTGAACATGGGTGACGGTGGATCCACCACAGAGGGCAGCAGAGAACAATCAAG TAATACTGACGTAGAAAATCAGTCAGAAGCGAGGAGCATCCTTCGAACTAAACTCCCAAGGTCACCTTCCAG CCAAATTGTGCAATGTCAAGAGTTTCAACACAGCATATAG
- the LOC139974816 gene encoding retinoblastoma-associated protein-like isoform X2, whose protein sequence is MAWVQLVEECISRLNLPKLICQRSRMVLQEWIQLELTANGEVSWKEKDNALLTVCAIYTALIEYRTEMESPSEQGPRFTLLQILRAGNVNLKKFLQFMNDIGEKYQHSSTMKNCLLGTQRKYVITIGIYKTFDRLMEHIFESSGQKDPSESTYRRRVCWCLFLVAKVTVLPENTELIPALHLMLCCLEYIVKQSPLFMLKEPFRTANSEERLRQDSLSVLTAINTAFTSDSDMKELESAQTNHFHPFIQGLPVEVLNQTADGLPRLKYFERKYRAEYELTADIDEMAFLDDDPLLKPMEEGSPSPDSTINTETGPSIPQTPVRNSVRAVQSLKTLLASANDRPSDSLRLLLSEYGANLVNEVTNRIEELQNTFLEHYALNVRASQTIAKTRYRLGVRLYYRELDQIIKRERERKVQRASIVSLLSEDIFHRCILACSLEVVKVYYEYNASPTQESSIGRGGLDFPWILTIFNVHPYDFCRVIETFIREEAQLSEQAIKHLTSVEEFILESEAWKEGSPLLEALRAKIANTQQVNSPGCSVVGSSGGGQHKDVFLTKFLMKAQQLGFKRLERLSQPLKLSGDITHRIWTCVDHCIRQRPDLLEGRHLDQIIMCCIYAICRVGSAQNQRRLKEIANLYEKMPHADSSTYKQVRLGAGETGHIIKFYNDVFVPAMKTFILSQHSENHPNSPVPHRSPSQQKSYKVHPNFTVSPLRHSPFKSPDSQRQPGSSAAVTPRTALLLNTDEEFISNKLQNFNKTYGTSSKRKNDSQEPVKSRKKLNMGDGGSTTEGSREQSSNTDVENQSEARSILRTKLPRSPSSKSA, encoded by the exons ATGGCTTGGGTTCAATTGGTGGAGGAGTGCATATCCAGGTTAAACCTGCCGAAACTTATCTGTCAAAGGTCTCGGATGGTTCTGCAAGAATGGATTCAACTGGAACTGACAGCGAACGGCGAGGTATCTTGGAAGGAGAAG GACAATGCCTTGCTGACCGTGTGTGCAATATACACCGCTCTAATTGAGTACAG AACCGAAATGGAATCGCCGTCTGAGCAGGGACCAAGGTTTACATTGCTGCAGATCTTACGTGCAGGCAATGTAAA TTTAAAAAAGTTCTTACAGTTTATGAATGATATTGGAGAAAAGTATCAACACAGTTCGACGATGAAGAATTGTTTACTAGGAACACAAAGGAAATATGTAATAACCATCGGCATCTACAAAACATTTGACAG GTTGATGGAGCACATTTTTGAGTCCTCAGGGCAGAAGGACCCATCTGAGAGTACCTACAGACGGAGGGTTTGCTGGTGTCTGTTTCTGGTTGCTAAAG TAACCGTCCTACCAGAGAACACAGAGTTGATACCAGCTCTACATTTAATGCTGTGCTGTCTGGAATATATTGTCAAGCAATCCCCACTTTTCATGCTCAAAGAGCCCTTCA GAACGGCCAATTCAGAAGAGAGACTACGCCAAGACTCTCTGTCCGTTCTCACCGCAATCAACACCGCCTTCACGTCAGACTCTGACATGAAGGAACTTGAATCAGCTCAGACGAACCActtccatccattcattcaagGCTTACCTGTCGAAGTTCTAAACCAAACCGCCGATGGCTTGCCAAGG ttgaaatattttgagaGAAAGTACAGGGCCGAGTACGAGCTTACGGCAGATATTGATGAAATGGCTTTCTTAGATGACGACCCTTTACTGAAGCCAATGGAAGAGGGATCCCCTTCCCCGGATTCAACGATCAATACTGAGACGGGACCCTCTATCCCTCAGACTCCTGTCAG GAATTCTGTCAGAGCGGTGCAGTCGTTGAAGACTTTGTTAGCCAGTGCTAACGATCGACCTTCTGATAGTCTTCGTTTACTTCTCAGC GAATATGGTGCTAATTTAGTTAATGAAGTGACCAACCGAATCGAAGAGCTACAAAACACCTTCCTAGAACATTATGCTCTGAACGTACGTGCATCGCAGACCATCGCAAAGACGAGATACCGGCTCGGCGTTCGACTTTATTACAGAGAACTTGATCAAATCATTAAAAGG GAGAGAGAAAGGAAAGTCCAACGGGCCTCTATCGTCAGTCTACTCTCAGAAGATATTTTCCATAGATGCATTCTCGCTTGTAGTCTGGAAGTTGTTAAGGTTTACTATGAATACAATG CTTCTCCAACACAGGAATCGTCTATCGGTAGAGGTGGACTAGATTTTCCTTGGATTCTCACCATATTTAATGTTCATCCCTACGACTTTTGCCGTGTGATTGAGACTTTTATAAGGGAGGAAGCACAGCTATCAGAGCAAGCAATAAAG CATTTGACGAGCGTGGAGGAGTTCATCCTGGAAAGTGAAGCATGGAAGGAAGGCTCTCCACTTTTAGAAGCACTGAGGGCAAAGATTGCTAACACCCAACAA GTTAACAGTCCTGGATGTTCTGTTGTTGGAAGTTCTGGTGGTGGGCAACATAAAGATGTCTTCCTCACTAAATTCCTCATGAAGGCTCAACAGCTCGGCTTCAAAAGACTGGAGAGACTGAGTCAACCATTGAAGCTCTCAGGAGATATT ACACATCGTATATGGACTTGCGTGGATCATTGCATAAGGCAGAGACCGGATCTACTCGAAGGGAGACATTTAGATCAGATCATTATGTGCTGTATCTATGCCATCTGTAGAGTTGGTAGCGCGCAAAATCAAAGGAGACTTAAGGAAATAGCAAATTTGTACGAGAAAATGCCACATGCTGATAGCTCG ACGTATAAGCAGGTCAGACTCGGAGCGGGTGAAACCGGACATATCATCAAGTTTTACAATGACGTCTTTGTACCTGCTATGAAGACTTTCATCCTTAGCCAGCATAGTGAG AATCATCCCAATTCTCCTGTACCGCATCGTTCACCAAGCCAACAGAAGTCCTACAAAGTTCATCCTAATTTTACTGTATCACCGCTGAGACACTCCCCTTTTAAGAGCCCAGATTCGCAGAGGCAGCCCGGGTCTTCAGCTGCAGTAACACCCCGTACCGCGCTGCTACTTAACACTGATGAGGAGTTT ATTTCGAATAAACTTCAAAACTTTAATAAAACCTATGGCACTTCATCGAAGAGGAAGAATGATAGTCAAGAACCAGTAAAGTCCCGGAAGAAATTGAACATGGGTGACGGTGGATCCACCACAGAGGGCAGCAGAGAACAATCAAG TAATACTGACGTAGAAAATCAGTCAGAAGCGAGGAGCATCCTTCGAACTAAACTCCCAAGGTCACCTTCCAG CAAATCTGCCTAG